The DNA region ACTATGTAATGGCAACACTGACTGCTACAATACTTCTagttttgtatgtatatatcaTTTATATATGCTCATGAATATGAGCAACTAATAAATACATCAACTTCCGTAAGTAGATTAAAGTTATCGTAAATGAATAACTCAACCCATTTTACAATACTGACCTCCTGGTGTCGGTTTCCTTCCCTTATGTACACACTTGCTAAATTAGTTACAATATATGTCCACAGTTCCTGGTGTGTGGTGAGctggaacacacaaacaaatagacATGTTATAGACAAGAAGAGACAGCAGCTACAGGAAAGAAAAAGGTTCTCACCCTCAAAGCAGTAGTAAACTGAGCCTCTGCATTGTCCATACAGTTCACTGAGATACAATACAGACCCTGAAAAGCAGGAAAGGAACTTAGCAATGAGTACAGCACATTTCAAATTCTTACTAAAGGAGAAATAAATAATGACTTGGATAATTAATACATTTCAAAGTGCACTGAATCTGGTTTCATATTAAAATCAAAGAATACTTTAAGTAAAAGAGCTAGTTAGTCTGGAAAAACTCACTAGTAGCGTGTGAAGCTGAGCAGCATGATTGGTGAATAACCTGGGAGACTGTTGGCACAGCTGACAAACCTGTGAGATCTTCAAGGACAGAAATCAGAGTCTGTGTCTCTTTCACAGGCAAATATACTTGTATGAGAAGAATTTGCTGCTCTGTATCTTTTCCCACTTTATAACCAATTAAGAAGACAATAATGATAGAAACTATTCACCTCTTGTAAGGCGGTGGCCTTGTGACCAGTGACGAGTCTACACATGATGATATGCTCCAGTAGAATGACTTGAAAGGTTGAGAGAATGGGGCTGCAGTCCAACACTAAAATATGGAGATAAAATGAATAGACACAGACTAAAAATGGTGCAGGGTGTTTTCTATGCTTTTCATTTAATGTGTGTAACTTACTTTTTAGCTTCTCCAGCTGCATTAGAGCCTTGTCTGTGTACTTCTGTGCTTTCTCCAAATAACCTGCTTGCATGGAATGCATGACCGTTACCTGTCCagcagcaaaaaagaaaaatagacacacatgcatgagtCAGGAGgtcaaaagaaaacacaggtcTACTTCAATGCACCTATGTCATGACAACCACTAGCAATCACCAACcctatcaaataaataaaaatactccATCTTATTCACTGCTCACCAAACAATAGTGTTTGGACTAAATTTTGGGCTGAATCGGTTTCTGGGGGGCCTAATCCCATTTTaaggggaagaaaaacaaagaagcagCATTACCAAATATACAAGAACACACATGTGTTCCTTGGGCAGCCAGTGGAAGAGGTCAGCTGGGTTGCTTGGTAGAATCTCATCATCGTGGAGAGTAGAGATCGTCTGAatgcactgctgcagctgcttcagacaTGGCTTCACACTCTTTACCTGAGAACACATGGTCATGATAAACCTGGTAGCAGATATCCTCTTAATTTCACAAGACCTATAGATGGCTATGATGTGTACAAATCTACTCTGTGTCCCATTTTCTAAACTGGACCTCTTACCTGTCCAGCATCCAGGTAGTGTGTGACCTGTAGGACCAGGAAGAAGACCCTGAGGGACTCCTTCTGGATGGGGTTTCCCTGCCAGTTTTCTACAATTGTTCCGCATAGTGTTAGCAGTGGATGTACTTCCCCAAGCTTCCTCTCCATTAACAGCAActgtaaaatagaaaataaaaattttaaaatagGCAAACtgtccttttttaattttatttgaataatcTTGTGAGGTTTAACAAAAGACTTACCATTCCTTTACTAAGGAGAAACAAAGCCCTAAAAAATggaggggaataaaaaaaaatatatagtcaGTGATTTTATGTAATTACAATGCACACTTCTATGCACTCTATGCTATCAGCGACAGCCTTGGCAAAGGCAAAACCATTTTCACACAGTGTTTATATttgataaaatgtatttatcaCAAGTTTTGCACCATTTCGTACTGAAGATTTACAACTGAGAATAATTCCCTAGGCTTGAAATCCTTGTTTTTCTATGGCTACAATATTACACTCAGCAAGAAATCAAATTTGGTGTTTATAGCCtgtgattattttattatcacTGTAAGAAACTCATACCTACTCTACAAATATTTCCCAAACTAGTCCAGTTATCTGTCCACTactattttatatatttagtcTTAAATCAGACATTTTGATACTTCACATTAGTCCATTGACCATTAAAGTGTCTTTTAGTCATTCAGATGTTATTAACTATATTTACATGTTTCTCATGGTGACACGCCTAACGACAGAGAAAATGATTTTTAtgatacacagacacaccagaCTGACCCAAGTAACATTAATTATATTAAACAGCATGATGGAAAAATGAGGCCGTGTTCCAGGACATGCTCATGTAAAATAGTGATGGTTTTAGTGTGCTGTGTTTCTTTATAACTGATTTAAAAGAGAGACGTCAACACGTTTAGGTCCAACCTAGTGAGGGTCAGAATACTGGGAAGAACTGTATGGAGGAGGTGTACCTGGTGTATTCTGAGCCCACCACTCTGGCGTACTCTGCTCCAACTCCAAGCAAGTCGCAGGCTGACACCAAGTCTTTTTCCAAAGTATGAAGTTGCTGAAAgagaatattaacattctgttcaCCACTACTTTCACGGTCTGACCAAAACGCTAAGGCTCAAGCTGCTGTGGATGTTCTCTCCTTCAAAGTGAAACAATGCCACTATTGTGGGGACGCGTTGCTTCCCATACATACCGCCAACTGAAACAGCAACCTGCAGTGCCAGTATGGAGTCTGCTGCGAAATCTGGATGGCCTTGCGGAGCAGAGGCTTTGCAGAGTCCACCAGATTCTGAAAGATTATTATCCAAAGGTTAAGATCAGCAATACATGCACgctgtttcacagcttgtcaaCATGGAGCTAAGCTAACGTGACTCCCGGTTTAGGGAGGGTTTACCTGTTGGCAGAAGAGTTCTGATAAGATGCTGGCAGCCTCAAATTTGACATCTTCAAACTGTGGGACTTGCTGAGATATAAACCACTGCAAGGCAAAAGATATGAACGGTTAGCGGCGTCGTTTTGTCGACATTTGCGGGCGTTTGGTGCCACATAGCGGGTAGAACTAAAAAAAGAGCGAACGCCGTCGACTCGGGGGGGAAATTAGCAGTCCAGTTAAAACAACATATGCtgtatttgagctttttcaCAAGCATAACCTTTGCGAACGAACGGCTACGCAGAGACTTCCGCCGCTAGCGGCTTTCGCTAGACGCGGCCTACACTCCGCTACATCCCCGCGCTGTCCCGAATCACAAATCCCTCACCGCTTTCTCCAGGTGGCTGCGGGCCAGCTCGCTGTTCTTGGTGTGGTGGTAGAGGACCGAGCCCAGCTGAAGATGCGTGCGGGCCTCGATCCTCTGCGGGGGCTTAAACTGAAACACGGCCTGTAAACAGTGCACGCAAAGCCGAATTTTAGGCGGACTGGAGGTTCGGAAATGCTCAGCAAAGCCGAGTAGGGCGAGGTACCAGCGCTCCGGGGCCTCTACGTTTGACGCCATTTTCCCCCACAACAACAAGTTTTTCAGCTCTCCGGCCTGGCTGTCGGGTTGCCAGGTTTGGTCAAAGAAAACCCACCGAGTGAAAAGCCTTAGTTCATCCaatatgcattttaaaaacTCCAAACATTCAAATGCCAAAACGcaatatacatatgtataaatTCAATGAACGTGGTCGAAATACTTGCTTAGTATAAAAATGAGAAAGAATTGGTAGTTTGAAAAGAGCGAAAGGATCAATATTGAATATGACTGCAAGACATGGCAACCCAATGCTATAGGAAAGCTCGCGATACCCTATTACAATAACGGGAATACTACTTGGGAATTGTAGTCTACAATACTGGTTCATCCTGTCCCCGTTTTTTAAAGACCTTTAAACGCCTAAATAAGCTTTTGCGCAGAACGATCcagaagcaaaaacaacaacacgctCCAGCACAGCCTCACCCAGGCATTCGTGCACGTACACAcgcatgtgtttattttcacaACACTCATTCGAAACGCGAGCAACGCGCAGAGACGTGCGGAGACTTCGCAGCGTGTGGCAAGTTATAAAAGCGTCAGAGCAGCCTCCAGCGAGGAAACGAGAAACGTGTGCGGGGATCTGCAGAGAAGACGGGCGACTGGTAAACACACGCCGAAGATCTGTAAACACGGGACCTATTAACCACAAGCGAAGGTAACGAAAGACAGCGCGCAAGTAATTACGCAAGACTATTTAATGCATTGTTTATGCATTCTGCGCGCACGTAGgatttgcagtgtttttaagGTGTGGTTACTAACTTATCTGCACTCATTGGTTTAAGGAAGTAGGTCGGACTGGCGATTGATTCATGCAGTTTATTTGCTTCTGTGCGCGTGAATAACGATGGAGCCCTGATCTGGGTTGTTTACAAGCCCAGCTGCCTGCGTAGGAGACGGTATGGGCGTGCGTGTAATCACGCACCCGCTGTACGTGCTGTAAACACGCGGAGGCCGTTCGGCGCCCTGACCAGTTGTTCTGTTTGAGTTCTTCACTCTTTTCACGTAATTCGTGCACACGTTGTCATCCGCAGCGTGTTTTCCTGACAGCTCTGGCAATCCGATGACACATGGCCCACCGTGTGCACGACCACCAGCGGCGCCTGCCAGTGGCCCAGGCCACGGTTCTGGCCCTGCCACCTTCCAGCCAAGCGAAGGTGAGTCCTGTTTTCTTTGGCCACGTGAAGGCGACGTGTCGAGTTGTGTCGACGTGTTGGAGCGGTTGGCGCACGGGCCACATTGTGCAAGTCGCGGCTTGACTGGATGTGCTCAACGGCAGCTCAATTAGGAAACTGGGTTAAATTTGCTCATGGACTAGATAATATAAAAGCGTGCTGGTCAGCTGTTTTATCTGCAGGCTGAGCACATTTAAATCAACCATTTATTAATTTGAAAAGGAGCCATTTATACGCTGTGATTGCTGCAAAGTACAGCAAAGTCTTCCTACTTTTTCCCCTGTTTTCGAGGGACTCCTGTCCTTACTACCTGTAAAGAAGCGACAGTCTGAACCTgtccttgttatttttttaaagcaatACCGTAAATCCTTGATAATCAAGTTCTGTGATCAGCTGTAATAGGTCTCGCGTTGCTCCTCTGGTGTGAGTGGCGAAACGTGTTCCCAAACACGCCTCTTATCACCGGTGCTGTTTATTGGGTCCAAACGTGCCTTGCGGCGGTGCGACGGCTCCCGCGCACGTGCGCCCCCCACCTACTCGAACAAACAGCTGAGCGAGAACAGGACGGCGCTGTCCCCTGCGAGTGTCACAACAGCTGAGTCACTTTGTGGAACGCAGCGTTTTACTGCTCTGGTTCAGTTAATGGGGCTGAGGGATCGGCTTGGGAGAGGCTGTGCTGATGCATAtggggtgtgtgtttgtacttgttTGTGAGGATCGAACATACACACGGACAAAGATATTGCTCCAATAACCACTACGCAGCCGCACAGATGTCTCGATGAAGGTGGAGGGTGTTTGCGTGGGCTTTGATCCGTTTCCCGTGTGTCATCACAGGACTACACATTGCCAGCGCTGGACTCCCTGCTGTGCGGCGCGTTCGCTGGAGCCGTGGCCAAAACGGTCATCGCGCCTCTGGATCGGACCAAGATCATCTTCCAAGGCAAGAGCGGCGCTAAATGGACCCACCTTCTTACATTCAGATGCTGATAAATAGGCAGCGTGCGATGCCACAGAAGCAGCgccttctgttttctgttcctaCCAGCGATTTCACAGAGTGTAGCTATTACCTAATTGCTAATCCTCTTATTGGATGTTTAGCCTTCATGGACGCGTGTGTTATTTAACCCTGAGagtgactctgtgtgttgttgttgttccacaGTTTCCGCCAACAGATTCTCAGCTAAGGTGAGTTCAGTTTCACGATTCACTGTTGTCAGCACATAAATACAGTGAGCTGCACCTGCTGTGCAAAAAAACAATGAAGGAAATGAAGACTGTTTGAGCTCTCGTGGCGTTTGCTGTCTCCAGGAGGCGTTCAGGCTCATCTACTGTTCCTACATGAAGGATGGGCTGCTCAGCCTGTGGAGGGGCAACTCTGCCACCATGGTGAGGGTCATGCCCTATGCTGCCATCCAGTTCTGCTCCCATGACCAGTACAAAAAGGTGTTGGGGGGCTACTATGGCTACCAGGGAAAGTGAGTAACTGCATGTTGAGCATGTTAAACATTATTCAGGGGTGTAGTTACCGTTAggccttgtgtttttattaagcGTGGTCTTGCTGTCAATCTGTAACGCTAATTCTGGTGCACGTTTCAGAGCTCTGCCTCCGTTCCCGCGGTTCCTGGCCGGCTCTCTGGCCGGCACCACCGCCGCCATGCTCACCTACCCCTTGGACATGGTGCGGGCCAGGATGGCGGTCACTGCCAAAGAAATGTAAGCCGCTGCTTCACGGCCCGTCGGTGCCAGCGCCGAACAGCGCCCGTATAGACTGTTTGCTTAAATAATGTCCTGGTCCTGCCTCAGGTACAGCAACATCATGCACGTTTTCAAGCGCATATCTCGAGAGGAAGGTGTTCGGACGCTGTACAGAGGCTTCACTCCCACTATCCTGGGTGTCATCCCATACGCAGGAATCACATTCTTCACATACGAGACCCTCAAGAAGCTCCACACAGGTGACGGCCGTTAACTTGTATAGAACTAGACATGCAATATATGCTTGTGTATTTGAACTGTGTGATGCAGATGTTAGGCCCTTTTTTTTACTTGATGCCCTTTTGCCCCACAGAAAGAACGAAGCGCACCCAGCCCTACCCCTATGAGCGCCTGGCCTTCGGGGCCTGTGCGGGTCTGATTGGCCAGTCGGCCTCGTACCCGCTGGACGTGGTGCGTCGGCGCATGCAGACGGCCGGAGTCACCGGCTCCACGTACGGAACCATCCTGGGAACGCTGCGTGAGATTGTAACGCGGGAGGGGGTCATACGTGGATTGTATAAAGGCCTGAGCATGAACTGGATCAAAGGGCCCATCGCCGTGGGCGTGAGCTTCAGCACGTTTGACATCACACACGACTTCCTGCTCCGGCTGCATCGG from Betta splendens chromosome 4, fBetSpl5.4, whole genome shotgun sequence includes:
- the LOC114853912 gene encoding mitochondrial coenzyme A transporter SLC25A42-like; its protein translation is MAHRVHDHQRRLPVAQATVLALPPSSQAKDYTLPALDSLLCGAFAGAVAKTVIAPLDRTKIIFQVSANRFSAKEAFRLIYCSYMKDGLLSLWRGNSATMVRVMPYAAIQFCSHDQYKKVLGGYYGYQGKALPPFPRFLAGSLAGTTAAMLTYPLDMVRARMAVTAKEMYSNIMHVFKRISREEGVRTLYRGFTPTILGVIPYAGITFFTYETLKKLHTERTKRTQPYPYERLAFGACAGLIGQSASYPLDVVRRRMQTAGVTGSTYGTILGTLREIVTREGVIRGLYKGLSMNWIKGPIAVGVSFSTFDITHDFLLRLHRTGYFTH
- the LOC114853911 gene encoding MAU2 chromatid cohesion factor homolog; the protein is MASNVEAPERWYLALLGFAEHFRTSSPPKIRLCVHCLQAVFQFKPPQRIEARTHLQLGSVLYHHTKNSELARSHLEKAWFISQQVPQFEDVKFEAASILSELFCQQNLVDSAKPLLRKAIQISQQTPYWHCRLLFQLAQLHTLEKDLVSACDLLGVGAEYARVVGSEYTRALFLLSKGMLLLMERKLGEVHPLLTLCGTIVENWQGNPIQKESLRVFFLVLQVTHYLDAGQVKSVKPCLKQLQQCIQTISTLHDDEILPSNPADLFHWLPKEHMCVLVYLVTVMHSMQAGYLEKAQKYTDKALMQLEKLKMLDCSPILSTFQVILLEHIIMCRLVTGHKATALQEISQVCQLCQQSPRLFTNHAAQLHTLLGLYCISVNCMDNAEAQFTTALRLTTHQELWTYIVTNLASVYIREGNRHQELYSLLERINPDHNFPVSSHCLRAAAFYIRGLLSFFQGRYNEAKRFLRETLKMSNAEDLNRLTACSLVLLGHIFYVLGNHRESNNMVVPAMQLASKIPDMSVQLWSSALLKDLNKALGNTIDAHEAAQMHQNFSQQLLQDHIAACSLPEHNLISWTDGPPPVQIQAQNGPTTSLASLL